Proteins encoded together in one Lathyrus oleraceus cultivar Zhongwan6 chromosome 5, CAAS_Psat_ZW6_1.0, whole genome shotgun sequence window:
- the LOC127079520 gene encoding protein FAR1-RELATED SEQUENCE 5-like, translating into MRMYVKPSEVKDDVKLDEVKYDVKSNARSVVVEVEKLEFGFVIGMSDNGSGKRQAFVTMRCDKIGTYQPPIKKLKRDNIKSRKCECQFKLYGYHKAIRGPRSEIQQLLKLLDYDNYVSRYRVCKDKVTIQDIFWSHPDSIKMFNTFLTMLIIDSTYKTKKYRLPLLEIVGVTSMEKTFFVDFSFLDLKKEDNVTQVLEMCKAMLMDQKHMQKVIVTNHDTTLMNSIAMMFPISYALLCKYHMTKNARSLLKPHVVGTKQINSKYGKIFKSSVVLEKIMDV; encoded by the exons ATGAGGATGTATGTTAAACCAAGTGAAGTGAAGGATGATGTTAAACTGGATGAAGTGAAGTACGATGTTAAATCGAATGCTAGATCAGTTGTTGTTGAG GTTGAGAAATTGGAGTTTGGCTTTGTAATAGGAATGTCTGACAATGGTTCTGGTAAAAGACAAGCATTTGTAACAATGAGATGCGATAAAATTGGCACATACCAACCACCGATTAAGAAGTTGAAACGTGATAATATCAAATCGAGAAAATGTGAGTGTCAATTTAAATTGTATGGATACCATAAG GCGATAAGAGGTCCAAGATCTGAAATACAACAACTCTTGAAGCTTTTGGATTATGACAACTATGTTTCTAGGTACAGAGTTTGTAAGGATAAAGTCACTATTCAAGATATATTTTGGTCTCATCCCGATTCAATCAAGATGTTTAACACATTCCTCACTATGCTCATAATTGATTCAACATATAAGACCAAGAAGTATAGGCTTCCACTTCTAGAAATTGTTGGTGTTACTTCTATGGAGAAGACTTTTTTCGTGGATTTTTCATTTTTGGATTTGAAAAAAGAGGACAATGTTACACAGGTTTTAGAAATGTGCAAGGCTATGTTGATGGACCAAAAACATATGCAAAAAGTAATTGTTACCAATCACGACACCACATTGATGAATTCGATTGCAATGATGTTTCCTATATCGTATGCATTACTTTGTAAGTATCACATGACCAAAAATGCGAGGAGTCTACTAAAACCTCATGTGGTAGGTACCAAACAAATCAACAGTAAATATGGAAAAATATTCAAATCTAGTGTGGTGTTGGAAAAGATAATGGATGTCTGA
- the LOC127081204 gene encoding two-component response regulator-like APRR9 isoform X1: MGEIVASGERLVRVEEEEESGTETRGGGEVKGLLRWEKFLPKMVLRVLLVEADDCTRQIITALLRKCNYKVAAVADGLKAWEILKGRPRNFDLILTEVDLPSVSGYALLSLIMEHDTCKTIPVIMMSSQDSVSTVYKCMLRGAADYLVKPIRINELRNLWQHVWRRQSQSTATAGINGPQDEIDALQKVEATAENNAASNRSSGDAACIQRNKDLIEKGSDAQSSCTKPNMEAESGLVDNMQEFTQLKCAEACPSELKTQEFDIRLGQTLITQDSHAGGLSMANHKNGETSTNNGKDVDDQEHFRIASTSGEVHDNHYVQINSTKEAIDLIGAFRTHPNCSLKKPSIDWTDKLDNSPQLDLSLRSSHPSNIEKELTEERNTLMHSNASAFKRYTNRQLQASPAVVVNFSDQQREQKTNNDNHNSDSSIPSMQKCNISPATAQSKESELATSQSQQGHSLPIPVKGVRFNDLCVAYGSTLPQGFCTQSGPPSMPGSVVFLEQNFQADAFYQPNVKENNSDEPRCPNGNSTPNQNVYTQEHRSEHAEDQRLISPTTDQSVSSSLCNNGNASHLNSIGYGSNCGSSSNVENVAAFRTSAVSDGKNEDLTNGGYSHSHRSMLREAALNKFRLKRKERCYEKKVRYESRKKLAEQRPRVKGQFVRQVNPDSLSGEKDC, encoded by the exons ATGGGTGAAATTGTGGCGAGTGGCGAGAGATTGGTGAGAGTTGAAGAAGAGGAAGAGAGTGGAACTGAGACTAGAGGAGGTGGTGAAGTGAAAGGGCTTTTGAGATGGGAGAAGTTTTTGCCAAAGATGGTTTTGAGAGTGCTTTTGGTTGAAGCTGATGATTGTACTAGACAGATTATAACAGCACTTCTGAGAAAATGCAATTATAAAG TTGCCGCTGTTGCCGATGGATTGAAGGCATGGGAGATACTCAAGGGAAGACCGCGGAATTTCGATCTTATACTTACAGAAGTCGATTTGCCATCGGTATCTGGCTATGCACTTCTCTCGTTAATTATGGAGCATGATACTTGCAAAACCATCCCTGTTATAA TGATGTCGTCGCAAGATTCAGTTAGTACGGTATACAAATGCATGTTGAGAGGTGCAGCTGATTATCTTGTTAAGCCGATTCGGATAAATGAACTAAGGAATCTGTGGCAGCATGTTTGGAGAAGACAATCG CAGTCAACCGCCACCGCTGGCATAAATGGTCCCCAAGATGAAATTGATGCACTGCAGAAAGTTGAAGCCACTGCTGAAAACAATGCTGCTAGTAATCGTTCTAGCGGTGACGCTGCTTGCATTCAAAGAAATAAGGACTTAATTGAGAAAGGAAGTGATGCACAG AGCTCTTGTACAAAGCCAAACATGGAAGCTGAGAGTGGCCTGGTTGATAACATGCAAGAATTTACTCAGCTGAAATGTGCTGAAGCATGTCCAAGTGAATTAAAGACACAAGAATTTGACATTCGTTTAGGCCAGACATTGATCACGCAGGACAGTCACGCTGGAG GATTAAGCATGGCTAACCACAAAAATGGAGAGACAAGCACAAATAATGGCAAGGACGTTGATGATCAAGAGCATTTTAGGATTGCTAGCACCAGTGGTGAGGTTCATGACAATCACTATGTTCAAATTAACTCTACTAAGGAAGCTATTGACTTGATTGGAGCATTTCGTACGCATCCGAATTGCAGTCTCAAAAAGCCATCCATTGATTGGACAGACAAGCTTGACAATTCTCCACAGTTGGATCTTTCTCTTAGAAGCTCTCATCCAAGTAACATTGAGAAGGAACTCACTGAAGAAAGGAACACCCTTATGCATTCTAATGCTTCCGCTTTCAAACG GTATACTAACAGACAATTGCAAGCGTCACCTGCAGTAGTAGTTAACTTCTCTGATCAACAAAGAGAACAAAAAACAAATAATGATAACCATAACTCAGATAGTTCAATACCAAGTATGCAAAAATGTAATATATCTCCAGCTACAGCCCAATCAAAAGAATCCGAACTCGCCACTTCACAGTCCCAGCAAGGGCATTCTCTCCCGATTCCTGTAAAAGGCGTAAGGTTCAATGATCTTTGTGTGGCCTATGGTTCAACGCTCCCACAAGGGTTTTGTACACAATCGGGTCCACCATCCATGCCAGGTTCAGTTGTGTTTCTCGAACAGAATTTTCAAGCAGATGCATTTTATCAGCCAAATGTTAAAGAAAATAATTCAGACGAACCCCGTTGTCCAAATGGAAATAGCACCCCAAACCAAAATGTTTACACACAGGAACACAGGTCAGAACATGCAGAGGATCAAAGACTTATCTCGCCAACAACTGATCAAAGTGTATCGAGTAGTTTGTGTAATAATGGAAATGCAAGCCATCTTAACAGCATTGGTTATGGAAGTAATTGTGGAAGTAGCAGCAATGTTGAAAATGTTGCCGCTTTCAGAACATCAGCAGTTTCCGATGGTAAGAATGAAGACCTCACAAACGGTGGATATTCACATTCACATCGATCTATGCTAAGAGAAGCAGCTCTAAACAAGTTCCGATTGAAACGAAAAGAGAGATGTTATGAAAAGAAG GTTCGATATGAGAGCAGGAAAAAACTAGCAGAGCAGCGTCCTCGAGTTAAAGGACAATTTGTTCGCCAAGTGAATCCTGATTCTCTTTCTGGAGAAAAAGATTGCTGA
- the LOC127081204 gene encoding two-component response regulator-like APRR9 isoform X2, with translation MGEIVASGERLVRVEEEEESGTETRGGGEVKGLLRWEKFLPKMVLRVLLVEADDCTRQIITALLRKCNYKVAAVADGLKAWEILKGRPRNFDLILTEVDLPSVSGYALLSLIMEHDTCKTIPVIMMSSQDSVSTVYKCMLRGAADYLVKPIRINELRNLWQHVWRRQSSTATAGINGPQDEIDALQKVEATAENNAASNRSSGDAACIQRNKDLIEKGSDAQSSCTKPNMEAESGLVDNMQEFTQLKCAEACPSELKTQEFDIRLGQTLITQDSHAGGLSMANHKNGETSTNNGKDVDDQEHFRIASTSGEVHDNHYVQINSTKEAIDLIGAFRTHPNCSLKKPSIDWTDKLDNSPQLDLSLRSSHPSNIEKELTEERNTLMHSNASAFKRYTNRQLQASPAVVVNFSDQQREQKTNNDNHNSDSSIPSMQKCNISPATAQSKESELATSQSQQGHSLPIPVKGVRFNDLCVAYGSTLPQGFCTQSGPPSMPGSVVFLEQNFQADAFYQPNVKENNSDEPRCPNGNSTPNQNVYTQEHRSEHAEDQRLISPTTDQSVSSSLCNNGNASHLNSIGYGSNCGSSSNVENVAAFRTSAVSDGKNEDLTNGGYSHSHRSMLREAALNKFRLKRKERCYEKKVRYESRKKLAEQRPRVKGQFVRQVNPDSLSGEKDC, from the exons ATGGGTGAAATTGTGGCGAGTGGCGAGAGATTGGTGAGAGTTGAAGAAGAGGAAGAGAGTGGAACTGAGACTAGAGGAGGTGGTGAAGTGAAAGGGCTTTTGAGATGGGAGAAGTTTTTGCCAAAGATGGTTTTGAGAGTGCTTTTGGTTGAAGCTGATGATTGTACTAGACAGATTATAACAGCACTTCTGAGAAAATGCAATTATAAAG TTGCCGCTGTTGCCGATGGATTGAAGGCATGGGAGATACTCAAGGGAAGACCGCGGAATTTCGATCTTATACTTACAGAAGTCGATTTGCCATCGGTATCTGGCTATGCACTTCTCTCGTTAATTATGGAGCATGATACTTGCAAAACCATCCCTGTTATAA TGATGTCGTCGCAAGATTCAGTTAGTACGGTATACAAATGCATGTTGAGAGGTGCAGCTGATTATCTTGTTAAGCCGATTCGGATAAATGAACTAAGGAATCTGTGGCAGCATGTTTGGAGAAGACAATCG TCAACCGCCACCGCTGGCATAAATGGTCCCCAAGATGAAATTGATGCACTGCAGAAAGTTGAAGCCACTGCTGAAAACAATGCTGCTAGTAATCGTTCTAGCGGTGACGCTGCTTGCATTCAAAGAAATAAGGACTTAATTGAGAAAGGAAGTGATGCACAG AGCTCTTGTACAAAGCCAAACATGGAAGCTGAGAGTGGCCTGGTTGATAACATGCAAGAATTTACTCAGCTGAAATGTGCTGAAGCATGTCCAAGTGAATTAAAGACACAAGAATTTGACATTCGTTTAGGCCAGACATTGATCACGCAGGACAGTCACGCTGGAG GATTAAGCATGGCTAACCACAAAAATGGAGAGACAAGCACAAATAATGGCAAGGACGTTGATGATCAAGAGCATTTTAGGATTGCTAGCACCAGTGGTGAGGTTCATGACAATCACTATGTTCAAATTAACTCTACTAAGGAAGCTATTGACTTGATTGGAGCATTTCGTACGCATCCGAATTGCAGTCTCAAAAAGCCATCCATTGATTGGACAGACAAGCTTGACAATTCTCCACAGTTGGATCTTTCTCTTAGAAGCTCTCATCCAAGTAACATTGAGAAGGAACTCACTGAAGAAAGGAACACCCTTATGCATTCTAATGCTTCCGCTTTCAAACG GTATACTAACAGACAATTGCAAGCGTCACCTGCAGTAGTAGTTAACTTCTCTGATCAACAAAGAGAACAAAAAACAAATAATGATAACCATAACTCAGATAGTTCAATACCAAGTATGCAAAAATGTAATATATCTCCAGCTACAGCCCAATCAAAAGAATCCGAACTCGCCACTTCACAGTCCCAGCAAGGGCATTCTCTCCCGATTCCTGTAAAAGGCGTAAGGTTCAATGATCTTTGTGTGGCCTATGGTTCAACGCTCCCACAAGGGTTTTGTACACAATCGGGTCCACCATCCATGCCAGGTTCAGTTGTGTTTCTCGAACAGAATTTTCAAGCAGATGCATTTTATCAGCCAAATGTTAAAGAAAATAATTCAGACGAACCCCGTTGTCCAAATGGAAATAGCACCCCAAACCAAAATGTTTACACACAGGAACACAGGTCAGAACATGCAGAGGATCAAAGACTTATCTCGCCAACAACTGATCAAAGTGTATCGAGTAGTTTGTGTAATAATGGAAATGCAAGCCATCTTAACAGCATTGGTTATGGAAGTAATTGTGGAAGTAGCAGCAATGTTGAAAATGTTGCCGCTTTCAGAACATCAGCAGTTTCCGATGGTAAGAATGAAGACCTCACAAACGGTGGATATTCACATTCACATCGATCTATGCTAAGAGAAGCAGCTCTAAACAAGTTCCGATTGAAACGAAAAGAGAGATGTTATGAAAAGAAG GTTCGATATGAGAGCAGGAAAAAACTAGCAGAGCAGCGTCCTCGAGTTAAAGGACAATTTGTTCGCCAAGTGAATCCTGATTCTCTTTCTGGAGAAAAAGATTGCTGA